The DNA segment TAGATACGTATTTTCTAGTTGTAGCTGAGTAACAggtaagttacaaattttactaattatgatttgAAGTATCCCATGTTTTGGTTTGAATTTGGTTTATCCTTAGTTTAGCTTCTCATCTTGCTCTTAAGAAAAGTGGAAAGTTTTTACTAAGAATTGTTATAGATGCACTCCCACCATGGCTTCAATGTATCCCCAAcatgatttctaataaaaactttatattattgattaaCTAGTGcccttttttgttaatttaaaggTAAGAAtcatttaagaaaatttattaacaatgtTAGGATTTGGGCTTAGGGTCTAACTCAACCCCACAGAACCGGCTAGTTTGGGAATGGGACCCACAAAATGGGGAATGAAGCCCACTGTCATCTCCCACCACGATTTTTGTCATGACAGATGGCATCGCAGTGGGAGACAACACCCACATTTAGTGAGATCCACAGGAATTTCAGCTAATAAGAAAGATTGTGTCAGAAAAAGAATATTAGAGACTGTGTTACTAGCATTTCTCATAGTAGATTGGCCAATCCAGGAACTGAAAAGTATCAAATCAACATCAGACTCCACATCCCTGTAAAGCTATTGATTAGACCAGAAACAGAATGTAGCATTGCTACTTCCAAATTTTTTGTATTGAAAATTAACTACTAGCATCACATGACAAGTTACTGGGTAATTGCATGTCCCTTTCTCAATGagaatatccctcccccataccttcgcatagcgaagagcctctgggcaatggggtacgaagtttttttattaCCAAGGAAAAATGCAGCAGTCAAaatatcaagattcaagataaTAAACAGACAAAGCAATTAAAAATAGCTGACCTTTCAACTTCATTGCCAGAAGCTGGATCCAACTCATATATTGACAAACAAGTCTGAGTCCTTTTGTAGAATTTAAAACCAACTTCTCTTGCAGCAATTACAAATGCTGCTTCATCTGGAGATTCAGCTTCATATGAGACTTTTCCTGTTTCTTCATCCACTTCAGGTATGGCAGTATGACAAATTGCCAATAAGCGAAAAAAATTCTGTATAACATCTGCATAAGGCTCATTAACCCAGTTTCCATTCATTATCCTTTCATCTGTAAAGTTAAAACCTTTGATAGGTTCTTTTCTATCAGGAGAGTCCctgatttcatttaattttgattctaatCCATTAATATGCTCATGAAAAATAGGTAAACCATTACTTTTACCCATGGCTTGCTCAACTTCTGTCACACCGCGGCCATATGCTACCCCAGCAACAGAACATTTGATGAACTCCATTGAGTTGCAGGTCAGAGTTCCAGTTTTATCAGAAAGTATTGTGTCAACTTGGCCAAGTTCCTCATTCAAGTTTGAAGTACGGGCTAGAGCTGGTTTGTCAGTTTCTTCATAATACATGTGGATATCTTGattgatgaagatgctctgaagAACTTTGACCATCTCTATTGAGAAATACAAGGAGATAGGAATGAAGAAGTTGTACAACATTAAGGctgttaaaaaatgaaatatagcaGCTGCAGCTGCTCTTTTTGGATCAAAGAAAATTGTGGAACTATCTGGTCTGAGATACCATCTTTTCATTAACCCATTGTCAAGGTCACCTTTGGTTGCAAAGCCAAAGAGAATAGATCCAAGAAATGCAATTAGaaataaaacacaaaacaagaagTATATAACCTTATCCATCTTCTTCTCAATTTTGCTTCTTTTTGAAGGGGGATCAGTGGAGTTTTGGATAACCTTTGTGTCATGACCAGTAAAGATGACTGCTCCAAACACATAGTCTGTATTACGAAGTTTAGAGTCTCTCAGAAGAAGTTGCTGAGCAGAAAGAGGATATTTTTGCTCTCCAAAATCCATGCTCCCAACAAATGAATACAAATTTGCATTTGGGTCTTCACATTTGATGACAGCTCTAAAATCACGGAATTTAAAGTCCTCCTGTAAGGAAGAAGTTACATCCAGCCCTTGTTTTAACTTCAAATTTGTCTCACCATCCAAGTTCATGGTCTCAACATAGCAGACTGCATCCTCATAACTGGAGGAAAGCAGTAGGAGGTCAGCAGGGAAGAATTCATCCTTCATTATCTTCACTATATTCCCTACTCTCAGATTCTTCCATTCAGTATATTCGAAATTGCCATCACCTTTAAGCAATATAACTCTTCTATTGTTCACCTCAGTATCCTGTAGAAGTATTTTGTTAGCTAAAAATATACCCTGAAATGACAGCTTTCCATAGACACTTATCCTTTTCTTgctccccctcccccccccccccccccctcctttTCATTagcttttatttctttctcaatAAACATAGATGATAGAACTGTTGATTCATTATTCCAATTCCATAAAGGCATTTCATTACacgggaaaaaatgaaaatctaaCCAAAAGCACACAGAACTTAAAATATAGGAAATCTTGTAGTAGAATTAAGATAAATAGACACTATTTTGGAATTTTACGTCTGACCATACTGTCAATATAGCAAACTATTAATACTCTtcaactccagcaagaaagtaATCTATCAAGGAATCCGAGAGATTCTTTCAGCAAATTCTGGAATTCGTGAGCAAACAGCTTATTAATGGCACTTCATCCTTTTTCAAACAACTCATACTAATGATCTAAACACAAAAACTAGAATCTTTAATGAACTATCTGTCATGAGTCTTGAAAAATGACATTCAATTTCTTTCCACAATTTCAATAAAGCTACTGTCAAATAGAATCTTCATAAAACACTTGGTAAAAATTATTGGCATTCTTCAAGCTATTGGATACTATATGTCCCAAAGATCTCATAGACACTGAGTTGAACAGCAAATGTAACTATGTAAGTAAATACAAACAAAACAGGAAGCCACAAATCAATGTTAAGACGAGAAGACCAGTCTAATTCACTTTGAATCCACACACTTGTGCTGCAGGGTTGAAGAAATCGATTTTATAAAACGAAATTCACAATAGTACCTGCTTTTTCCTGCGCCAATCTTCGATACCCTCTTTCACCATAGTTGCCCCAATGATGATAGACAGAGGAAGGATAGCACTGACAGCAGTATAAGGAGTAAGCTTTGTGAAGGCCAAGATTCCAGCCACCAAGAAATAGAAATTAGCCACCCTCCTAAACTGCTCAAACAGTGACTTAGGCAAGAAAGTGGCAACAGTATACTTTGTGGACCTAACAGAATTATCAGCATAATTAAAAAACCCTCCCTCAAATCTATCTGGTTCATTGCAGAAAACCACCCTGGAATGACCATGTCCCCCAATCCTTGAATGTTCCCTCTTGAAGATTGTTTTACCACAAGCAAAAGAGTAGATCTTGCTAAACTGAAGCTTTATCATACCCCTCCTCCCACccctcatcttcttctattcaAATAAGTATAAGTGACTGATCCAAATTCCAAaataatagcaataaataataaaggcACAAAGAGCCAATAAGGTGGACTAATTACTAATTAGTCTTCCCAAACCCTGAAGCAAAGTCCAACACTAGCAGACAAATTGGTAACCTTCCCAAGtagtctaaaaaaaaaaagcaacttcACTTACCACTATGATTATAAAGGAACTGACTTTAACTAGTCAACAACCAAAACCACCAAAACCACACAAAAATTCAGAACCACTTTTGGCCTTTGTCACAAAATTACGCAATCTTCATGttgaaggaataaaaaagtGGAAAACGGAAGAGAATCAAACTATAGTACACTGTTGGGGACAAGCAATGTGAAGAGTCCTTGGAGAAGTGGAACTACCCAGAAGATGAAAACATCATGTGTGTGTAAAGAAGGAGTCACGAGCAGAAGAAAAAGGCTCGAAATTTGGCAGTTTTTGGGAATGAGGGTGAAAGTGAAAGGAACATGATTGGGTGTTGAGAAGGTGCACGATTTCTTTCCAGATCATGCTACTTTTTTGTTGGTACCTTTCTCACTTGTCAGACAGCCAAGAGTAAATTACTCGCTCTCTCAAGAACAAACAAATTTTGATGTAAGGATGTTGTGGGGCACAGGAGTGgcacttttttttcaaactagcATAATCTATAAATTATCACcgattataattattatatgatttaattttaagaaaaaataattttatattttattgttatgttGCAGTTGGTACTACTAATAGTGTTTCATAAATATGCTTCTTCGATATTATCCTGTTACTGCTATATAGAACAACATTTCTTCTTCTAAACTTTAATTGTTTACAAAGGGGATTGCTAAGAGGACTCGAGAGGTTGTGTATGTTGATTTTGCATATTTCTTGAACTTCCAATGCGAAATATCTTACATGGACTATAGGAACCATAATCTTGTTGTTATTTCATCTAATATTTGATGTATTACCTTGAATTTAAGTTTCATTGTACAAATTACCTACAAATTCGTATTAACTTGTTTAACAAAATTTGTGCTTATACtccaaaaatacaaaataataattcaattttagtaaaactattttgaataattaaagtACTAATACATGAGTCATATAATTTACAAGTGAAGACCAAAGTAAAGTGTATTCATATTCTACACTATCAAAATTGTATctatagttaaaatatttttccctataaattAAGTATAGATTTTCTTATttgctttaaaaataaattttatattttatattgtataTGTTATTTCTAtcttaaagaaaaatgtttatctCCACAAATTAAGtacatattttgttatttttcttaaaaatatcattttcatattttttacataagtcacgggaagaagaaaaggaaagaaaaacttcacctcataattttacatataaattttagacattaattttacttatacttggtattttaaataaaataaaatattcaatgtaTTAgttaagtgaaaagaaaataagcaagaaataaaaaaaaacatttacattaatctcattagttgtattttattcatattcttccgtaaaaaaaatagtttatcctTATTCTCAATATTAAGTAAAACAAAGTatcaaaaaaatacataattaaaaaaaaagaacttatatGAGTAAGaagataataaataagaaatacatCATTTGTCTATAATTTAgttttagatattaa comes from the Glycine soja cultivar W05 chromosome 6, ASM419377v2, whole genome shotgun sequence genome and includes:
- the LOC114416571 gene encoding putative phospholipid-transporting ATPase 9 isoform X2, which gives rise to MRGGRRGMIKLQFSKIYSFACGKTIFKREHSRIGGHGHSRVVFCNEPDRFEGGFFNYADNSVRSTKYTVATFLPKSLFEQFRRVANFYFLVAGILAFTKLTPYTAVSAILPLSIIIGATMVKEGIEDWRRKKQDTEVNNRRVILLKGDGNFEYTEWKNLRVGNIVKIMKDEFFPADLLLLSSSYEDAVCYVETMNLDGETNLKLKQGLDVTSSLQEDFKFRDFRAVIKCEDPNANLYSFVGSMDFGEQKYPLSAQQLLLRDSKLRNTDYVFGAVIFTGHDTKVIQNSTDPPSKRSKIEKKMDKVIYFLFCVLFLIAFLGSILFGFATKGDLDNGLMKRWYLRPDSSTIFFDPKRAAAAAIFHFLTALMLYNFFIPISLYFSIEMVKVLQSIFINQDIHMYYEETDKPALARTSNLNEELGQVDTILSDKTGTLTCNSMEFIKCSVAGVAYGRGVTEVEQAMGKSNGLPIFHEHINGLESKLNEIRDSPDRKEPIKGFNFTDERIMNGNWVNEPYADVIQNFFRLLAICHTAIPEVDEETGKVSYEAESPDEAAFVIAAREVGFKFYKRTQTCLSIYELDPASGNEVERTYKLLNVLEFNSSRKRMSVIVKDEEGRIFLLCKGADSVMFERLAKNGRKFEEKTLEHVREYADAGLRTLVLAFCELDEEEYKEFDDKFSEVKNSVAADQETLIEEVSDKIERNLILLGATAVEDKLQNGVPDCIDKLAQAKIKIWVLTGDKMETAINIGFSCHLLRQGMKQIIIHLEIPEIQALEKAGDKMAIAKASRESVHHQISEAAQLLSASRGTCQTFALIIDGKSLTYALEDNMKNMFLELTSHCASVICCRSSPKQKALVTRLVKSGTGKTTLAIGDGANDVGMLQEADVGIGISGVEGMQAVMSSDIAIAQFRYLERLLLVHGHWCYRRMSSMICYFFYKNITFGFTLFLYEVYASFSGQPAYNDWFLSLYSVFFSSLPVIALGVLDQDVSARYCLKFPILYQEGVQNILFSWRLILSWMLNGFISATMIFFFCTKAILPQAFDEEGRTAGRDMLAVTMYTCVVWVVNLQMALAIRYFTLIQHIFIWGSIAYWYLFLMVYGAMPPNISTNVYKVFIETLAPSPSFWVVTFFVAISTLIPYISCSVIQMWFFPMYHQMVQWIRYERKTNVPE
- the LOC114416571 gene encoding putative phospholipid-transporting ATPase 9 isoform X3, with the translated sequence MRGGRRGMIKLQFSKIYSFACGKTIFKREHSRIGGHGHSRVVFCNEPDRFEGGFFNYADNSVRSTKYTVATFLPKSLFEQFRRVANFYFLVAGILAFTKLTPYTAVSAILPLSIIIGATMVKEGIEDWRRKKQDTEVNNRRVILLKGDGNFEYTEWKNLRVGNIVKIMKDEFFPADLLLLSSSYEDAVCYVETMNLDGETNLKLKQGLDVTSSLQEDFKFRDFRAVIKCEDPNANLYSFVGSMDFGEQKYPLSAQQLLLRDSKLRNTDYVFGAVIFTGHDTKVIQNSTDPPSKRSKIEKKMDKVIYFLFCVLFLIAFLGSILFGFATKGDLDNGLMKRWYLRPDSSTIFFDPKRAAAAAIFHFLTALMLYNFFIPISLYFSIEMVKVLQSIFINQDIHMYYEETDKPALARTSNLNEELGQVDTILSDKTGTLTCNSMEFIKCSVAGVAYGRGVTEVEQAMGKSNGLPIFHEHINGLESKLNEIRDSPDRKEPIKGFNFTDERIMNGNWVNEPYADVIQNFFRLLAICHTAIPEVDEETGKVSYEAESPDEAAFVIAAREVGFKFYKRTQTCLSIYELDPASGNEVESRTYKLLNVLEFNSSRKRMSVIVKDEEGRIFLLCKGADSVMFERLAKNGRKFEEKTLEHVREYADAGLRTLVLAFCELDEEEYKEFDDKFSEVKNSVAADQETLIEEVSDKIERNLILLGATAVEDKLQNGVPDCIDKLAQAKIKIWVLTGDKMETAINIGFSCHLLRQGMKQIIIHLEIPEIQALEKAGDKMAIAKASRESVHHQISEAAQLLSASRGTCQTFALIIDGKSLTYALEDNMKNMFLELTSHCASVICCRSSPKQKALVTRLVKSGTGKTTLAIGDGANDVGMLQEADVGIGISGVEGMQAVMSSDIAIAQFRYLERLLLVHGHWCYRRMSSMCLLFITSCDCPWGP
- the LOC114416571 gene encoding putative phospholipid-transporting ATPase 9 isoform X1, which translates into the protein MRGGRRGMIKLQFSKIYSFACGKTIFKREHSRIGGHGHSRVVFCNEPDRFEGGFFNYADNSVRSTKYTVATFLPKSLFEQFRRVANFYFLVAGILAFTKLTPYTAVSAILPLSIIIGATMVKEGIEDWRRKKQDTEVNNRRVILLKGDGNFEYTEWKNLRVGNIVKIMKDEFFPADLLLLSSSYEDAVCYVETMNLDGETNLKLKQGLDVTSSLQEDFKFRDFRAVIKCEDPNANLYSFVGSMDFGEQKYPLSAQQLLLRDSKLRNTDYVFGAVIFTGHDTKVIQNSTDPPSKRSKIEKKMDKVIYFLFCVLFLIAFLGSILFGFATKGDLDNGLMKRWYLRPDSSTIFFDPKRAAAAAIFHFLTALMLYNFFIPISLYFSIEMVKVLQSIFINQDIHMYYEETDKPALARTSNLNEELGQVDTILSDKTGTLTCNSMEFIKCSVAGVAYGRGVTEVEQAMGKSNGLPIFHEHINGLESKLNEIRDSPDRKEPIKGFNFTDERIMNGNWVNEPYADVIQNFFRLLAICHTAIPEVDEETGKVSYEAESPDEAAFVIAAREVGFKFYKRTQTCLSIYELDPASGNEVESRTYKLLNVLEFNSSRKRMSVIVKDEEGRIFLLCKGADSVMFERLAKNGRKFEEKTLEHVREYADAGLRTLVLAFCELDEEEYKEFDDKFSEVKNSVAADQETLIEEVSDKIERNLILLGATAVEDKLQNGVPDCIDKLAQAKIKIWVLTGDKMETAINIGFSCHLLRQGMKQIIIHLEIPEIQALEKAGDKMAIAKASRESVHHQISEAAQLLSASRGTCQTFALIIDGKSLTYALEDNMKNMFLELTSHCASVICCRSSPKQKALVTRLVKSGTGKTTLAIGDGANDVGMLQEADVGIGISGVEGMQAVMSSDIAIAQFRYLERLLLVHGHWCYRRMSSMICYFFYKNITFGFTLFLYEVYASFSGQPAYNDWFLSLYSVFFSSLPVIALGVLDQDVSARYCLKFPILYQEGVQNILFSWRLILSWMLNGFISATMIFFFCTKAILPQAFDEEGRTAGRDMLAVTMYTCVVWVVNLQMALAIRYFTLIQHIFIWGSIAYWYLFLMVYGAMPPNISTNVYKVFIETLAPSPSFWVVTFFVAISTLIPYISCSVIQMWFFPMYHQMVQWIRYERKTNVPE